A stretch of Girardinichthys multiradiatus isolate DD_20200921_A chromosome 20, DD_fGirMul_XY1, whole genome shotgun sequence DNA encodes these proteins:
- the LOC124856338 gene encoding V-set and transmembrane domain-containing protein 2-like protein, with the protein MEAFGLIILLYAGLYVQLNAGLRDGHIKVENHISGNALFTDVPHDVTAQIGEDVEMACSFRGAGSSSFSLEIQWWYIRSHKDSQDLPSQITNMVETLEEMPIYATKISVVKVAGSNISHKLRLSSVKPADEGIYECHVIDHSGPVEQRYQVQAYLRVEPKRPQQFDSQLQELEHHSRGSHLQQIDSQELRKRSVHSTTDCRGRCLL; encoded by the exons ATGGAAGCCTTCGGACTGATCATTTTACTGTACGCGGGACTTTACGTTCAACTTAACGCAGGTCTGCGTGACGGACACATAAAGGTGGAAAATCACATCTCTGGAAATG CTTTGTTTACAGATGTTCCTCATGACGTTACAGCACAGATTGGTGAAGACGTAGAGATGGCCTGCTCCTTCCGTGGGGCAGGCTCTTCCTCATTCTCCCTGGAGATTCAGTGGTGGTACATCAGGAGCCACAAAGACTCACAAGATTTGCCTTCACAAATCACTAACATG GTGGAGACTCTGGAGGAAATGCCAATATATGCCACCAAAATTAGT GTGGTAAAAGTGGCTGGCAGCAACATTTCCCACAAACTCCGCCTCTCGAGCGTGAAACCAGCCGACGAGGGCATCTACGAGTGTCATGTCATTGACCACAGCGGCCCTGTGGAGCAGCGCTACCAGGTCCAGGCCTACCTCCGAGTGGAGCCTAAGAGGCCTCAGCAGTTTGATTCTCAGCTGCAGGAACTAGAACATCACTCAAGGGGTAGTCACTTACAGCAGATCGACAGCCAGGAACTGAGGAAGAGATCAGTTCACAGCACCACTGACTGCAGGGGGCGCTGTTTGCTTTAG